Proteins found in one Allorhizobium pseudoryzae genomic segment:
- a CDS encoding VOC family protein, translating to MIEAVLETALYADDLDKAEAFYDNVLGLEKIRRGGNRHIFYRCGAGVLLIFNPNETEAPIDNDPFPVPLHGARGPGHVCFTVTDDDLDAMTRRIEAAGVAIESKVTWRSGVRSLYFRDPAGNSLEIAPRTLWNS from the coding sequence GTGATCGAAGCTGTGCTGGAAACGGCGCTTTACGCCGATGATCTCGACAAGGCGGAGGCGTTTTACGACAACGTTCTCGGCCTTGAGAAAATCCGGCGCGGCGGCAACCGGCACATCTTCTATCGCTGCGGTGCTGGCGTGCTTCTGATCTTCAATCCGAACGAGACCGAAGCGCCGATCGACAACGACCCGTTTCCCGTGCCGCTGCACGGCGCGCGCGGACCGGGCCATGTCTGCTTCACGGTGACGGACGATGATCTGGATGCCATGACGCGGCGGATCGAGGCGGCCGGTGTTGCGATCGAATCGAAGGTGACGTGGCGGAGCGGCGTACGCTCGCTCTACTTCCGCGACCCAGCCGGCAACAGCCTGGAAATCGCCCCGCGCACCCTTTGGAACTCTTGA
- the hemW gene encoding radical SAM family heme chaperone HemW has product MTDAPLLPDTGEPGFGLYVHWPFCAAKCPYCDFNSHVRHQPVDQARFTTAFLKEMDAMRALSGPKTVTSIFMGGGTPSLMEPATVEAILDGIAARWHVPAGIEVTMEANPSSVEAERFRGYRAAGVNRVSLGVQALNDRDLKFLGRLHDVADALKAIRLAREIFPRMSFDLIYARPNQTVEDWERELNEAVSYAVDHLSLYQLTIEEGTPFFGLHKAGKLVVPDGDQSAALYEATQEITSGFGMPAYEVSNHARPGAESRHNLTYWRYGDYAGIGPGAHGRLSQRSLKIATATERKPEAWLDLVERQGHGMLDQEVLDREEQADELLLMGLRLREGVDLARWQQLSGRDPNPEREQILLEHGFIERLGNSRLRCTPKGMLILDAVVADLAC; this is encoded by the coding sequence CTGACCGATGCCCCCCTCCTGCCCGACACCGGCGAACCGGGCTTCGGTCTTTACGTGCACTGGCCCTTCTGTGCGGCCAAGTGCCCCTATTGCGACTTCAACAGCCATGTGCGTCACCAGCCGGTGGACCAGGCCCGTTTCACCACCGCCTTCCTGAAGGAAATGGACGCCATGCGGGCGCTCTCCGGCCCGAAGACGGTGACCAGTATTTTCATGGGCGGCGGCACGCCGTCTCTGATGGAACCGGCGACCGTGGAGGCGATCCTCGACGGTATCGCGGCGCGCTGGCATGTGCCGGCCGGCATCGAGGTGACGATGGAGGCGAACCCGTCGAGCGTCGAGGCGGAGCGTTTCCGTGGCTACCGGGCGGCGGGCGTCAACCGGGTGTCGCTCGGCGTGCAGGCGCTGAATGACCGCGACCTGAAATTCCTCGGCCGGCTGCATGACGTGGCGGATGCGCTGAAAGCCATCCGGCTGGCGCGCGAGATCTTTCCGCGCATGAGCTTCGACCTCATCTATGCAAGGCCCAACCAGACGGTGGAGGACTGGGAGAGGGAACTGAACGAAGCCGTCTCCTACGCCGTCGATCACCTCTCGCTCTACCAGCTGACCATCGAGGAGGGCACGCCCTTCTTCGGCCTACACAAGGCGGGAAAGCTGGTGGTTCCGGATGGCGACCAGTCCGCAGCACTCTACGAGGCGACGCAGGAGATCACCAGTGGCTTCGGCATGCCGGCCTATGAGGTGTCCAACCATGCCCGCCCCGGTGCGGAAAGCCGGCACAACCTCACCTACTGGCGCTACGGTGATTATGCCGGCATCGGTCCCGGCGCACACGGGCGCCTCAGCCAGCGCAGCCTGAAGATTGCCACCGCCACCGAACGCAAGCCGGAAGCCTGGCTCGATCTCGTCGAACGGCAGGGTCACGGCATGCTGGATCAGGAGGTGCTCGACCGCGAAGAACAGGCGGACGAACTGCTTTTGATGGGCCTGAGGCTGCGCGAAGGCGTGGATCTTGCACGCTGGCAGCAGCTGTCCGGCCGCGACCCGAACCCGGAGCGCGAGCAGATTTTACTGGAACACGGTTTTATCGAACGGCTCGGCAATTCCAGGCTCCGCTGCACGCCGAAGGGCATGCTGATCCTTGATGCGGTGGTGGCGGATCTCGCCTGCTAG
- the rph gene encoding ribonuclease PH: MRPSGRKTDQMRKVSFERNVSKHAEGSCLVKFGDTHVLVTASLEDKTPPWLRNSGKGWVTAEYGMLPRATGDRMKREAAAGKQGGRTQEIQRLIGRSLRAVVDLEAMGERQITVDCDVIQADGGTRTASITGAWIALYDCLKWMEARNMVKVERVLKDHVAAISCGIFAGQPVIDLDYLEDSAAETDANFVMTGSGGIVEVQGTAEGKPFSREELLTLLDLAAAGTAELVEMQKQAVA, translated from the coding sequence ATGCGACCCTCAGGCAGAAAAACCGACCAGATGCGCAAAGTCAGCTTCGAGCGCAATGTCTCCAAGCACGCCGAAGGGTCCTGTCTCGTCAAGTTCGGCGATACGCATGTTCTGGTCACCGCAAGCCTGGAAGACAAGACGCCGCCGTGGCTGCGCAATTCCGGCAAGGGTTGGGTGACGGCCGAATACGGCATGCTGCCGCGCGCCACCGGCGACCGGATGAAGCGCGAGGCCGCCGCCGGCAAGCAGGGTGGCCGCACGCAGGAGATCCAGCGCCTGATCGGCCGCTCGCTGCGCGCCGTCGTCGATCTCGAAGCGATGGGCGAGCGCCAGATCACCGTGGATTGCGACGTCATCCAGGCGGATGGCGGCACGCGCACGGCCTCCATCACCGGTGCCTGGATCGCGCTTTACGACTGCCTGAAGTGGATGGAAGCGCGCAACATGGTCAAGGTGGAGCGCGTGCTGAAGGATCATGTGGCGGCGATTTCCTGCGGCATCTTTGCCGGCCAGCCGGTGATTGACCTCGATTACCTCGAAGATTCGGCCGCCGAAACGGACGCGAATTTCGTCATGACCGGCTCGGGCGGCATCGTTGAAGTGCAGGGAACGGCGGAAGGCAAGCCGTTTTCGCGCGAGGAACTGCTGACGCTGCTCGATCTCGCCGCTGCCGGCACGGCTGAACTGGTCGAGATGCAGAAGCAGGCGGTGGCCTGA
- the hpf gene encoding ribosome hibernation-promoting factor, HPF/YfiA family yields the protein MSVRVSGKHMEIGDSFRTRIEGHIGEAVTKYFDGGYSGQVIVEKSGSRFATDCKVHLDTGIVLHAAGEANDPQVSFDAAAERIEKRLRRYKRKLKDHHAGATSNGYAEIAYTVMDRVPDEAEEVPEDFAPTIVAESSKPLKTMTVASAVMALDMTDEPVLFFRNPEQQLNIVYRRNDGNIGWIDAASIKG from the coding sequence ATGAGTGTGCGTGTATCCGGAAAGCATATGGAAATCGGCGATTCGTTCAGAACGCGAATCGAGGGCCATATCGGGGAGGCGGTTACAAAATACTTCGACGGTGGTTATTCGGGACAGGTGATCGTTGAGAAATCCGGGTCCCGGTTCGCGACCGATTGCAAGGTGCATCTTGATACCGGCATCGTCCTGCATGCGGCAGGCGAAGCCAACGACCCGCAGGTCAGCTTCGATGCCGCCGCAGAGCGGATCGAGAAGCGTTTGCGGCGTTACAAGCGCAAGCTGAAGGATCACCATGCTGGCGCAACCTCCAACGGTTATGCCGAAATCGCCTACACGGTGATGGATCGCGTGCCGGACGAGGCAGAAGAAGTGCCGGAGGATTTCGCGCCGACAATCGTGGCCGAGAGTTCGAAGCCGCTGAAAACCATGACGGTGGCTTCCGCCGTCATGGCACTCGACATGACCGATGAACCGGTTCTGTTTTTCCGCAACCCGGAACAGCAGCTGAACATCGTCTACCGCCGCAACGACGGCAATATTGGCTGGATCGACGCCGCCAGTATCAAAGGATAA
- a CDS encoding class I SAM-dependent methyltransferase: MIVDDQFAREDMAIFYDSFNQHGEDGAFYLSLPKAPARILDVGCGTGLLTIPLAERGHRVTGIDPAEGMLSVARRKPSADRVQWVKAFAEDFKLAERFDLAIMTAHVFQVFPDNAATLAALGNIRKHLAPGGRLVFESRNPAVLDWKSWTRALTTETRDIPGIGPVEVFYQWREAEGDQVTFDAVYTLLNTGEQRISPSTLRFADRETIIDLLMEAGFRLQSVFGWWDGAPFDRHTSREMIFSAEA; encoded by the coding sequence ATGATCGTCGATGACCAATTCGCGCGCGAAGACATGGCCATCTTTTACGACAGCTTCAACCAGCATGGTGAGGATGGTGCCTTCTATCTCTCCTTGCCCAAAGCGCCTGCTCGGATTCTGGATGTGGGCTGCGGCACCGGTCTTCTAACTATTCCCCTGGCCGAAAGGGGACACCGGGTCACCGGCATCGATCCCGCCGAGGGAATGTTGTCGGTGGCGAGGCGCAAGCCTTCGGCGGACCGGGTGCAATGGGTCAAGGCCTTTGCCGAGGATTTCAAACTTGCCGAGCGCTTCGATCTCGCGATCATGACGGCGCATGTCTTTCAGGTGTTTCCAGACAATGCGGCAACGCTTGCCGCACTCGGCAATATCCGAAAGCATCTTGCACCCGGTGGCCGGCTCGTGTTCGAAAGCCGCAATCCGGCCGTCCTGGACTGGAAAAGCTGGACCCGCGCGCTGACGACCGAAACAAGAGACATCCCGGGCATCGGGCCGGTCGAAGTTTTCTACCAATGGCGCGAGGCCGAAGGCGATCAGGTAACCTTCGATGCGGTCTACACGCTTCTGAACACCGGTGAACAGCGGATCAGTCCGAGCACGCTGCGCTTTGCCGACAGGGAGACGATCATCGACCTTCTGATGGAGGCGGGCTTTCGCCTTCAATCGGTCTTTGGCTGGTGGGACGGTGCACCCTTCGACCGCCACACCAGCCGTGAAATGATCTTTTCCGCCGAGGCATGA
- the hrcA gene encoding heat-inducible transcriptional repressor HrcA, which yields MDLHASGGREGASGLDDRSREIFRRIVESYLETGEPLGSRNLSRLLPMSLSPASVRNVMSDLEELGLIYAPHISAGRLPTQSGLRFFVDAFMQVGDLSPDERTTIERQIRAADRDQPMESLMTEASRMLSGVSRGAGIVITAKNDPVLKHVEFIRLEPTKALAILVGEHNQVENRIIELPAGVTSSQLTEAANFLNAHLTGQTLPELRGQLNTLKQQVQSELDLLSQDLVERGLAVWAGDSEDGKPARLIVRGRANLLEGLAGAEDIDRLRLLFDDLEKKDSLIEILELAETGPGVRIFIGSENKLFSLSGSSLIVAPYRDDEERIIGAVGVIGPTRLNYSRIVPMVDYTAQLLSRLTRNPL from the coding sequence ATGGATCTTCATGCATCGGGGGGAAGGGAAGGCGCTTCCGGGCTCGATGATCGCTCGCGCGAGATCTTCCGCCGCATCGTCGAGAGCTATCTGGAGACCGGCGAACCGCTGGGATCGCGCAATCTCTCGCGCCTTTTGCCCATGTCGCTCTCACCGGCCTCAGTGCGCAATGTGATGAGCGATCTCGAGGAACTGGGGCTGATCTATGCGCCGCATATCAGCGCCGGGCGATTGCCGACCCAGTCCGGCCTGCGCTTTTTCGTTGATGCCTTCATGCAGGTGGGAGACCTCTCTCCGGACGAGCGCACGACGATCGAACGGCAGATCCGCGCCGCTGACCGCGACCAACCGATGGAAAGCCTGATGACCGAGGCAAGCCGCATGCTGTCGGGCGTGTCGCGCGGCGCCGGCATCGTCATCACGGCGAAGAACGATCCCGTTCTCAAGCACGTCGAATTCATCCGCCTGGAGCCGACGAAGGCGCTGGCCATCCTGGTGGGTGAGCATAACCAGGTGGAAAACCGCATCATCGAACTGCCGGCCGGCGTCACCTCCTCGCAGCTGACGGAAGCCGCCAACTTTCTCAACGCGCACCTGACCGGCCAGACCCTGCCAGAGCTGCGCGGCCAGCTGAACACGCTGAAACAGCAGGTGCAGAGCGAACTCGATCTTTTGTCGCAAGATCTGGTCGAACGCGGGCTCGCGGTTTGGGCGGGCGATAGCGAGGACGGCAAGCCGGCGCGTCTCATCGTGCGCGGCCGCGCCAACCTTCTCGAAGGTCTTGCCGGCGCCGAGGATATCGACCGGCTGCGGCTTCTCTTCGATGACCTCGAAAAGAAGGACAGCCTGATCGAGATCCTCGAACTCGCCGAAACCGGGCCTGGCGTGCGCATCTTCATCGGCTCGGAAAACAAGCTCTTTTCTTTGTCCGGGTCGTCGCTCATCGTCGCACCTTACCGGGACGACGAGGAGCGCATCATCGGGGCCGTGGGTGTCATCGGCCCGACCCGCCTCAACTATTCCCGGATCGTGCCGATGGTGGATTATACGGCGCAGCTGCTCAGCCGGCTGACGCGCAACCCGCTGTAG
- the lptC gene encoding LPS export ABC transporter periplasmic protein LptC, which yields MLQTTTDITQAATTGRGQNDAYKAALAHSRRVRRLRVALPLAAALVSAVFIGVSFVRAYLPENLSVQSAKIEDGKIVMESPAIAGRNEQGISYSLTAKRALQDLTDPNMITLEDVKAAMPLNKDVIARVTAAGGIFDRSADKLAMTQPFQVNLSNGITANFQSAQLDVPRSTMESSDPVQITTNDAAIVANSMKISDNGKTLLFAGQVQVTLERSALSKEGNQSASP from the coding sequence ATGCTTCAGACAACGACCGACATCACGCAGGCCGCGACAACCGGACGCGGGCAGAACGACGCCTACAAGGCGGCGCTGGCGCATTCGCGTCGCGTCCGCAGGCTGCGGGTCGCCCTTCCTCTCGCGGCGGCGCTTGTCTCGGCGGTGTTTATCGGCGTGTCGTTCGTGCGCGCCTATCTGCCGGAAAATCTGAGCGTGCAGAGCGCGAAGATCGAGGATGGCAAGATTGTCATGGAGAGCCCCGCAATCGCCGGACGCAATGAACAGGGCATTAGTTATTCGCTGACGGCGAAGCGCGCGCTGCAGGATCTGACCGATCCCAACATGATCACGCTGGAAGACGTCAAGGCGGCCATGCCGCTGAACAAGGACGTGATTGCCCGCGTGACGGCAGCCGGCGGAATATTTGACAGATCCGCCGATAAACTCGCCATGACCCAGCCGTTCCAGGTCAATCTCAGCAATGGAATCACCGCGAATTTCCAGTCTGCGCAGCTCGACGTGCCGCGCAGCACGATGGAAAGCTCGGACCCGGTCCAGATCACCACCAACGACGCAGCGATAGTTGCGAACTCGATGAAGATATCCGATAACGGAAAAACACTCCTTTTCGCGGGTCAGGTTCAGGTCACGCTTGAACGTTCCGCACTGTCCAAAGAAGGCAATCAGAGCGCATCGCCATGA
- the grpE gene encoding nucleotide exchange factor GrpE: MTDETKKNGPDASENENVAEAVASRLEEAATEGADQQTPDPLEAVRAENEQLRDRFLRLAAEMDNLRRRTERDVKDAKSYAVTAFARDMLAVSDNLRRALDSVPADAMESGDAGLKALVEGVDMTERAMLSALERHGVRKMEAEGQKFDPNFHQAMFEVPNPNVPNNTVVQVVQAGYVIGERVLRPAMVGVAKGGPKAEVSAEATADADKG, translated from the coding sequence ATGACCGACGAGACGAAGAAAAACGGACCTGACGCGTCTGAAAACGAAAACGTCGCGGAAGCCGTCGCATCGAGACTTGAAGAGGCAGCCACCGAAGGCGCAGACCAGCAGACGCCGGATCCGCTGGAGGCCGTGCGCGCTGAAAACGAACAGCTGCGTGACCGCTTCCTGCGCCTGGCCGCCGAAATGGACAATCTGCGCCGCCGCACGGAGCGCGACGTCAAGGACGCCAAGTCCTATGCGGTGACCGCCTTTGCGCGTGACATGCTGGCCGTATCGGACAATCTGCGCCGTGCGCTGGACAGCGTGCCGGCCGACGCCATGGAAAGCGGGGACGCGGGCCTGAAGGCGCTGGTCGAGGGTGTCGATATGACCGAGCGCGCCATGCTGTCGGCGCTGGAACGCCACGGCGTGCGCAAGATGGAGGCGGAAGGCCAGAAGTTTGACCCGAACTTCCACCAGGCCATGTTCGAGGTGCCGAACCCCAACGTGCCGAACAATACCGTGGTCCAGGTGGTGCAGGCCGGCTACGTGATCGGCGAACGCGTGCTGCGCCCGGCCATGGTCGGTGTTGCCAAGGGCGGCCCGAAAGCCGAGGTTTCGGCTGAAGCAACGGCAGACGCCGACAAGGGCTGA
- the rpoN gene encoding RNA polymerase factor sigma-54 has protein sequence MALSASLFLRQSQSLVMTPQLMQSIQLLQMTHFELNQFIAQEVEKNPLLEFSAGNGETSGDMPDAGDSAPVEEFSAATDAEGDWFDNGSAQPEQLSERLDGDFENVFQDDSPQKRPDAPELLSQWKSMPGGEAGEAYDLDDFVAGIVTLREHLGQQIPFLLARPADLLIAQHLTDQLDDNGYLQGEIGDVAERLGASSTEVERILAVLQTLDPPGVYARSLSECLSIQLQQKDRLDPAMQALLQHLELLAKRDFATLRKLCGVDDEDLVDMLAEIRGLNPRPGTAFQSGSIETVVPDIVVRASNDGGWAVELNPDTLPRVLVNQTYFQTVSKKPVRQGEDQNFLSECLQTANWLTRSLDQRAKTIMKVATEIVRQQDAFLVHGVAHLRPLNLKTVADAIKMHESTVSRVTSNKYMLTPRGLFELKYFFTVSINSAEGGDSHSAEAVRHRIRMLIEKESPDAVLSDDDIVLSLKNGGVELARRTVAKYREAMNIPSSVQRRREKKARAKLAAC, from the coding sequence ATGGCTTTATCCGCCAGCCTTTTCCTGCGCCAGAGCCAATCGCTCGTTATGACGCCCCAGCTGATGCAGTCCATCCAGCTGCTGCAGATGACGCATTTCGAGCTGAACCAGTTCATTGCGCAGGAAGTGGAAAAGAACCCGCTGCTCGAATTTTCCGCAGGCAATGGTGAAACAAGCGGCGATATGCCCGATGCGGGCGACAGTGCGCCCGTGGAGGAGTTTTCCGCCGCCACCGATGCCGAAGGAGACTGGTTCGACAATGGTTCCGCCCAGCCGGAACAGCTGAGTGAACGCCTCGATGGCGACTTTGAGAATGTCTTCCAGGATGATTCACCGCAAAAGCGGCCGGACGCCCCGGAACTGCTCAGCCAATGGAAGTCCATGCCGGGCGGAGAGGCTGGCGAAGCCTATGACCTTGATGATTTCGTCGCCGGAATCGTCACCTTGCGGGAGCACCTCGGCCAGCAGATCCCGTTTCTGCTGGCACGCCCGGCCGATCTCCTGATTGCCCAGCACCTGACCGATCAGTTGGACGACAACGGCTATCTGCAGGGCGAGATCGGTGACGTGGCAGAGCGGCTCGGGGCAAGTTCCACCGAGGTGGAGCGGATCCTGGCGGTGCTCCAGACGCTCGATCCGCCCGGCGTCTATGCACGCTCGCTCAGCGAATGCCTGTCCATCCAGCTCCAGCAGAAGGATCGCCTCGATCCGGCCATGCAGGCGCTGCTGCAGCATCTGGAGCTGCTGGCCAAGCGGGATTTTGCCACCCTTCGCAAACTCTGCGGCGTGGATGACGAGGATCTCGTCGACATGCTGGCGGAAATCCGCGGCCTCAACCCGCGCCCGGGCACGGCCTTCCAGAGCGGCTCGATCGAGACGGTGGTGCCGGACATCGTTGTCCGCGCCAGCAATGATGGCGGCTGGGCCGTCGAGCTCAACCCGGACACCCTTCCCCGCGTGCTCGTCAACCAGACCTATTTCCAGACCGTCTCGAAGAAGCCGGTACGCCAGGGTGAGGATCAGAACTTTCTCTCCGAGTGCCTGCAGACGGCCAACTGGCTGACCCGCAGCCTCGACCAGCGTGCGAAGACCATCATGAAGGTGGCGACCGAAATCGTCCGCCAGCAGGATGCCTTCCTGGTGCACGGGGTCGCTCACTTGAGGCCGCTCAACCTGAAGACCGTCGCGGACGCGATCAAGATGCACGAATCGACGGTGAGCCGCGTCACCTCGAACAAGTACATGCTGACACCGCGCGGCCTGTTCGAGCTCAAATATTTCTTCACCGTCTCGATCAATTCTGCCGAAGGCGGCGACAGCCATTCCGCCGAAGCGGTGCGGCATCGCATCCGCATGCTGATCGAGAAGGAAAGTCCCGATGCCGTTCTCTCCGATGACGATATTGTGCTCAGCCTGAAGAATGGCGGCGTCGAGCTCGCCCGCCGCACGGTCGCCAAGTACCGGGAAGCCATGAACATTCCCTCCTCGGTGCAGCGGCGGCGCGAAAAGAAGGCGAGGGCAAAGCTTGCAGCCTGCTGA
- the rdgB gene encoding RdgB/HAM1 family non-canonical purine NTP pyrophosphatase, with the protein MRKLETRTIVVASHNAGKIREIADLIGPFGFSAKSAAELKFEEPEETGTTFEENAAIKALASAKASGLPSLSDDSGIVIDALDGAPGVYTANWAETADGTRDFVMAMEKVEQALAERGATTPQQRTARFVSVLCLAWPDGHTEMFRGEVEGVITPAPRGTQGFGYDPIFQPEGYETTFGEMSAEEKHGWKPGDAQALSHRARAFKIFVETCLET; encoded by the coding sequence ATGCGCAAGCTCGAGACCCGCACCATCGTCGTGGCCAGCCACAATGCCGGCAAGATCCGCGAGATCGCCGATCTCATCGGCCCCTTCGGTTTTTCAGCCAAATCCGCCGCCGAACTGAAGTTCGAGGAGCCGGAGGAAACCGGCACGACATTCGAGGAAAACGCTGCGATCAAGGCGCTCGCCTCGGCAAAAGCTTCCGGCCTGCCCTCGCTTTCCGATGATTCCGGCATCGTCATCGATGCGCTCGACGGTGCACCCGGCGTCTATACAGCCAACTGGGCGGAAACGGCCGATGGCACGCGCGATTTCGTGATGGCCATGGAAAAGGTCGAACAGGCGCTCGCCGAACGCGGCGCGACCACGCCGCAACAGCGCACCGCCCGCTTCGTCAGCGTGCTTTGCCTTGCCTGGCCGGACGGACATACGGAAATGTTCCGCGGCGAAGTCGAAGGCGTGATTACGCCCGCACCGCGCGGCACCCAAGGCTTCGGCTACGACCCGATCTTCCAGCCGGAAGGCTATGAGACGACCTTCGGCGAAATGAGCGCCGAGGAAAAACATGGTTGGAAGCCCGGCGACGCGCAAGCGCTCTCGCACCGTGCCCGCGCCTTCAAGATCTTCGTCGAAACCTGCCTGGAAACCTGA
- a CDS encoding LptA/OstA family protein, which yields MTHRRTLAQSSLSCLLAAAALTGLMSVAAAQTMTKSMDGMKLSNDKPIQIQSDQLEIKDAEKKAYFTGNVEVVQGTTTMKAMKMTVLYKGDPAGTQSSSVTSGQQDIDKIFVSGKVLLNSGTQTATGDEGEYDMATQIFTLTGKQVVLTDGPNVLTGCKMVVRVDSGEAKLDNCGKRIEIMLDPKSKPKQ from the coding sequence ATGACCCATCGCCGCACCCTTGCCCAATCCTCCCTGTCCTGTCTTCTGGCAGCTGCGGCCTTGACGGGACTGATGTCCGTCGCCGCCGCCCAGACGATGACCAAATCCATGGACGGCATGAAGCTGTCGAACGACAAGCCGATCCAGATCCAGAGCGATCAGCTTGAAATCAAGGATGCCGAAAAGAAGGCTTACTTCACCGGCAATGTCGAGGTCGTGCAAGGCACCACCACGATGAAGGCCATGAAGATGACCGTCCTCTACAAGGGCGATCCCGCCGGCACGCAGAGCAGCAGCGTCACGTCCGGCCAGCAGGACATCGACAAGATCTTCGTGTCGGGCAAGGTGCTGCTGAACTCCGGCACGCAGACCGCCACCGGCGACGAGGGCGAATACGACATGGCCACCCAGATCTTTACCCTGACGGGCAAGCAGGTGGTGCTGACGGATGGCCCGAACGTGCTGACCGGCTGCAAGATGGTCGTTCGCGTCGATAGCGGAGAGGCAAAGCTCGACAATTGCGGCAAGCGCATCGAGATCATGCTTGATCCGAAATCGAAGCCGAAGCAGTAG
- the lptB gene encoding LPS export ABC transporter ATP-binding protein yields MALFSRRPPQGVSEGFDPRDKARYEGTLIAHSLSKTYDTRRVVNGVSLIVRRGEAVGLLGPNGAGKTTCFYMITGLVAVDQGVIAINGNDVTRMPMYRRSRLGVGYLPQEASIFRGLTVEENIRAVLEVHERDRTKRERKLDELLEEFNIGRLRKAPAVALSGGERRRLEIARALATDPAFMLLDEPFAGVDPISVSDIQNLVRHLTARGIGVLITDHNVRETLGLIDRAYIIHAGEVLTHGRADEIVNNADVRRLYLGDKFHL; encoded by the coding sequence ATGGCTCTTTTTTCACGGCGTCCTCCACAAGGCGTAAGCGAAGGTTTCGATCCGCGTGACAAGGCGCGGTATGAAGGAACCCTGATCGCTCACAGCCTCTCGAAAACCTATGACACCCGGCGTGTCGTCAACGGCGTATCGCTGATCGTTCGCCGCGGCGAGGCTGTCGGCCTGCTGGGGCCGAACGGTGCCGGCAAGACGACCTGTTTCTACATGATCACCGGCTTGGTGGCGGTGGATCAGGGCGTGATTGCGATCAACGGCAATGACGTGACCCGCATGCCGATGTATCGTCGTTCGCGCCTTGGGGTCGGCTACCTGCCGCAGGAAGCCTCGATCTTCCGTGGCCTGACGGTGGAGGAAAACATCCGTGCCGTCCTCGAAGTGCACGAGAGGGACCGCACGAAGCGGGAGCGCAAGCTCGACGAACTGCTCGAAGAGTTCAACATCGGCCGACTGCGCAAGGCGCCGGCGGTGGCTCTGTCGGGCGGTGAGCGGCGGCGTCTGGAAATCGCCCGCGCGCTGGCCACCGACCCGGCCTTCATGCTGCTCGACGAACCCTTCGCCGGCGTCGATCCGATCTCGGTCTCCGACATCCAGAATCTCGTTCGTCACTTGACGGCACGCGGCATTGGCGTTCTGATTACTGACCACAATGTCCGTGAAACCTTGGGCCTGATCGATCGCGCCTACATTATTCATGCCGGCGAAGTACTCACCCATGGTCGTGCCGACGAGATCGTCAACAATGCGGATGTGCGTCGCCTGTATCTTGGCGACAAATTCCATCTCTGA
- the ptsN gene encoding PTS IIA-like nitrogen regulatory protein PtsN yields the protein MALADLLQQDAIIPALKVNSKKQLLQELAAKAAKLTGVPEREIFDVILQRERLGSTGVGHGIAIPHGKLGSIGEIKGLFARLETPVDFEALDDEPVDLVFLLLAPEGAGADHLKALSRIARVLRDQELVAKLRATDSASAIYAFLNEEQASNAA from the coding sequence ATGGCGTTGGCAGACCTGCTGCAGCAAGATGCGATAATCCCCGCCCTGAAGGTGAATTCCAAGAAGCAGTTATTGCAGGAACTCGCAGCAAAGGCCGCCAAGCTGACAGGCGTACCCGAGCGGGAAATCTTCGACGTCATTTTGCAGCGTGAGCGACTTGGCTCGACAGGCGTGGGTCATGGCATTGCCATTCCCCACGGAAAGCTCGGCAGCATCGGCGAAATCAAGGGCCTGTTCGCACGCCTCGAAACGCCGGTCGATTTCGAGGCTCTCGATGACGAACCTGTCGATCTCGTTTTCTTGCTTCTGGCACCGGAAGGCGCCGGAGCAGATCATCTGAAGGCGCTGTCGCGCATTGCCCGCGTGCTGCGCGACCAGGAACTGGTGGCAAAGCTGCGCGCCACCGATTCCGCGTCGGCCATCTATGCCTTCCTCAACGAGGAACAGGCATCGAACGCCGCCTGA